From a single Paenibacillus sp. FSL W8-0426 genomic region:
- a CDS encoding biotin--[acetyl-CoA-carboxylase] ligase: MTKHEELLNMLLNSGDEFVSGEEISRNLSISRAAVWKQINKLRELGYEFEAVSRKGYRLVSKPASIDAAALQLALKTTVFGRKTVLLNSTVSTQGEVQKLAEEGHEEGIVVLAEEQTGGRGRFGRKFYSPAGKGIWMSLLLRPDLPLQSTPQLTLLAGVAVCRAIRACTGADVGIKWPNDLLIGGRKMCGILVESAVEDHVLRYCVAGIGVDVNFEENDYPEELRSIATSIRMETGHMVDRAPLAAAILNELEGLYSMYKKDGFGIIASLWEALSVTVHRQVKVYNAQGSIEGRAIGLDPSGALLVEQDNGERVMVVSGEISLID; encoded by the coding sequence TTGACCAAGCATGAGGAATTGCTGAATATGCTGCTGAATTCCGGAGACGAATTCGTGTCCGGGGAGGAAATAAGCCGCAATCTGTCGATTAGCAGAGCAGCGGTCTGGAAACAGATCAACAAGCTGCGGGAGCTGGGGTACGAATTTGAGGCAGTATCCCGCAAAGGATATCGGCTCGTTTCCAAGCCGGCCAGCATTGACGCAGCCGCGCTCCAGTTGGCCCTGAAAACGACCGTTTTTGGCAGAAAGACGGTCCTGCTGAATTCGACCGTATCGACGCAAGGCGAAGTCCAGAAGCTGGCCGAGGAAGGGCATGAAGAAGGCATCGTTGTCCTGGCAGAGGAGCAAACTGGGGGCCGGGGCCGCTTTGGCCGAAAGTTTTATTCCCCTGCAGGAAAGGGGATCTGGATGAGCTTGCTGCTGCGTCCGGATCTGCCCCTGCAAAGCACGCCTCAGCTGACACTGCTGGCGGGGGTGGCTGTCTGCAGGGCCATTCGGGCATGCACAGGGGCGGACGTCGGCATCAAATGGCCGAATGACCTGTTGATCGGCGGCCGCAAAATGTGCGGCATATTGGTGGAATCGGCGGTGGAGGACCACGTCCTGCGTTATTGCGTCGCCGGCATCGGCGTGGACGTCAATTTCGAGGAGAACGACTATCCGGAAGAGCTGAGATCGATCGCCACCTCCATTCGAATGGAGACGGGACACATGGTCGATCGCGCCCCGCTGGCGGCAGCCATTCTTAACGAGCTGGAAGGGTTATATTCCATGTACAAAAAAGATGGCTTCGGCATCATTGCCTCGCTCTGGGAAGCGTTATCGGTTACCGTTCACCGGCAGGTGAAGGTGTATAATGCGCAAGGCTCGATCGAAGGCCGTGCGATCGGCCTTGACCCTTCGGGCGCTCTGCTCGTGGAACAGGATAACGGAGAACGCGTTATGGTCGTTTCGGGAGAAATATCGCTGATCGACTGA